The sequence GATTCCTGCGGAGAAGCGCAGCACCTAACGCCTCGATCCGCAAGGGCTTGCTCAGGTAATCATCCATGCCCGCCAGCAGGCATCGCTCCCGATCCCCGACCATGGCGTGAGCCGTGAGCGCAACGACCCAGGTCCGTCTGAGCAGGCCGAGGGCTTCCCGGCGCCGGATTTCGGCTGCGGTTTCGTAACCATCCCGCCCCGGCATCTGGCAATCCAAGAGCAGCGCCTCATAGGTGCTGCGCTCCAGGGCCGCGAGCGCTTCGTCGCCGGTGCCCACCACATCGGCCGAATAGCCCAGTTTGCGCAACTGCGCCAGCGCCACGCGTTGATTGACGGGGTTGTCTTCCGCCAGCAGGACCCGGCCGGCAGGCCCGCCCTCCCCGGGTGTTCGGGACGGCGCGGCCGCCGCTGAACGCGGCAAAGCTTGCGGTTCGAGAACCTCGGTCAGGCAATCCATAAGGCTGGACTGGCGCACGGGTTTGGAACGCCAGGCACCAATGCCGGCGGCCCGGAGCGCCTCCGCAGCCGGCGTTTTGCCAAAGGGCGTCAACAGCACCAAACGCGTCGCGGCCAGGCCCGGCTCCGCTTTGACGGCCCGGGCCAGGGACAAGCCGTCCGTCTCCGCAATCTCAAGATCAAACAGCATCAACCGATAAGGGTCCGCCTCGGTCACGGCGCGCCGCAGGCGACTCAGGGCGTCTTCGGCGCTGCGGCACGCGTCGGCCCGCAGGCGCCATGCCGCGAGTTGCCGGCAAAGCAGTTCGCGCCCGGTGGCGTTGTCGACCACGACCAGCGTGCGCGCGTCGAGCAAACCTTCATTTAACTGCGCGCTCGGGGCCGCCGCGGGCTGTTTTGCCAATCGCACGAGGAACCAGAACCGCGACCCTTGACCCGGAGTGCTTTCCACGCCGATGCAGCCGCCCATGCGTTCCACCAGTTGCCGGCAGATGGCCAGACCCAAACCCGTTCCGCCGAACTTGCGCGTCGTCGAACTGTCGGCTTGCACAAACGCCTGGAACAACCGCCCCTGGGTTTCGCGCGAAATGCCGATGCCGGTGTCCCGGACCTCGAAGCGCAGCAGCGCGTCGGCCGCCGTGTCGTGCTCGCACGTTACCCGTACGGCCACCTCGCCGGCAGCGGTGAATTTTATAGCATTGCCGACGAGGTTGGTCAGGACCTGGCGCAGCCGGCCCGGGTCGCCCCGCAAACAGGTGGGCACTTCCGGCGCGACGCCACCGACGAGCTCGAGCCCTTTGCCTTGCGCCTGGCTCGCCAGCGTCTCCAGGGTGTCCTCCACCAGCCGGCGCAGATCGAAATCAAGCGCTTCAAAGTGCAGCTTGCCCGCCTCGACCTTTGAGAAGTCCAGGATGTCGTTGATCACAGTTAAGAGGGCTTCACCGCTGGTGCGGATGGTCTCGGCAAGCTCACGCTGCTCCGGCGTAAGGGCCGTGTCTAGGAGGAGCCCCGCCATGCCGATGACGCCGTTCATGGGCGTGCGGATCTCGTGGCTCATGTTGGCCAGGAAATCGCTTTTGGCGCGGTTGGCCGCTTCGGCGGCCGCCTTGGCGTCGCGTAAAGCCTGCTCGGCACGTTTGTGCTCGGTGATGTCGATCACCATGATGCCTGCCGCTTTGACCTTTCCGTCGGCTCCTTTGATGGGGAAGTAAGAGCATCGCCTGCAGCGTTCCCCGGGGAAACCGGGGTTTTCGGCAGTGATCTCCACGTCGAGGATGGGTTCGCCGGTGGCGAACACTCGCTCCAAGATGGCCTTAAGCATCGGGACTAGCCGTGCAGGCACGACATCCAGCATGCGTTTACCTGCATGTTCGTGCGCAGGCAGCCCGCTCATAGCGGCTAAGCGGCGGTTGACTTTTATGTACCGCAACTCAGGGTCCACCAGTGAGATGGCAACCGGCGAGGCGTCGAAGTAAGCATCCAATTGCGCTTCCCCTTCCCGCATTGCCTCTTCGGCCTGTCTGTGTTCTGCAACTTCGGCCGTCAGTTGGGCCGTGCGCTCCTGCACCCGCTGCTCCAGGGATGCCAGTCCGCTGCGCAGCGCCTCTTCGGCTTGCTTTCGCGCAGTGATGTCTCGGGCAATTTTCGATGCACCGATGATGCGCCCGCCGCTATCCCGGATCGGC comes from Verrucomicrobiota bacterium and encodes:
- a CDS encoding PAS domain S-box protein produces the protein MEIDTDLTPLKAAEHARGQLAAIVEASDDAIVSKTLDGTIRSWNRGAERLFGYRPDEVIVQSILLLIPPDRRGEEAQILARLRGGERIEHYETVRRRHDGSLVPVSLSISPIRDSGGRIIGASKIARDITARKQAEEALRSGLASLEQRVQERTAQLTAEVAEHRQAEEAMREGEAQLDAYFDASPVAISLVDPELRYIKVNRRLAAMSGLPAHEHAGKRMLDVVPARLVPMLKAILERVFATGEPILDVEITAENPGFPGERCRRCSYFPIKGADGKVKAAGIMVIDITEHKRAEQALRDAKAAAEAANRAKSDFLANMSHEIRTPMNGVIGMAGLLLDTALTPEQRELAETIRTSGEALLTVINDILDFSKVEAGKLHFEALDFDLRRLVEDTLETLASQAQGKGLELVGGVAPEVPTCLRGDPGRLRQVLTNLVGNAIKFTAAGEVAVRVTCEHDTAADALLRFEVRDTGIGISRETQGRLFQAFVQADSSTTRKFGGTGLGLAICRQLVERMGGCIGVESTPGQGSRFWFLVRLAKQPAAAPSAQLNEGLLDARTLVVVDNATGRELLCRQLAAWRLRADACRSAEDALSRLRRAVTEADPYRLMLFDLEIAETDGLSLARAVKAEPGLAATRLVLLTPFGKTPAAEALRAAGIGAWRSKPVRQSSLMDCLTEVLEPQALPRSAAAAPSRTPGEGGPAGRVLLAEDNPVNQRVALAQLRKLGYSADVVGTGDEALAALERSTYEALLLDCQMPGRDGYETAAEIRRREALGLLRRTWVVALTAHAMVGDRERCLLAGMDDYLSKPLRIEALGAALLRRNRPQPVTANGEE